Within the candidate division KSB1 bacterium genome, the region GGGATTCGCGGCGCTGCGGGAAAAATCCCAGCGCGCGCGTGGTGGAACCGGCGAGCATCAGCACCGGCGTTTTGACGGCCTCGGCCATGTGCATCAAGCCGGAATCATTGGCCACCACCAACCGGCTGCGCGCCAGCACAGCCGCCGCCGCCAGCAGCGAAAGCCGGCCGGTGAGATCGATCACCCGGTGGCCGGCGGCTGCAATTTGTTGGCCGGCGGCACGGTCTTGCTCGCCACCCAAAACCGCAATCCAACAATCGCGGCCGCGCGCCAGCAGGAGCCCGGCCAGCTCGGCAAAATATTCCGGCGGCCAGCGTTTGGTGAAATAACCCGCGCCCGGCGCCAGGGCCAGCATGGGGAGCGTGCGATCATGCGCTGTCAGCGGCAGGGCTTGCGCTGCTTCCGCTTCATGCGAAGGCAGCCAGTGCAGCTCCGTGCCCGCGCCATCATCCCTCACCCCCAGGGGCGCCGCCGCCTGCAGATAGCGCTGATAGACCGGCGGCAGATTCCGCATGGTGGCGAGCTTGAAGCGGACATGCAGCCAGCGCCGCACCACATGCTTGCGGTAGCGCAACACCTGTCCGGCACCCAGGCCGTGAAGCAAATACTGCGTGCGAAAATTTTTGTGCAGATCGAGCACGGTGTCATAGCGCCGATCGGCCAGTTTTTCACGCAGGCGCTGCAAACCTGCGAGCCGTGCGGCGGTGGGCACCTCATGAACCGCATTGAGATGCGGGTTGTGCCGCATCAGCTCGGCGAACTCGGCTTTCACGACAAAATCGATTTCCGCCTGTGGCAGACGCCGGCGCAGCACCCGCACCAGGGGCGAGACCAGCACCACATCGCCGATCGAGCTGAGCCGCAGGATCAAAATGCGTTTCACCGTCGGGATTGACTCCCCATCGGCCAAAACGATTTGCTGCATGATGAGCTCGTGACCGACTCGGGCTCGTGCCCTGCTCTGTCGCAGGCCGGGCACCGGCACTTCCCGCACCACCGGACTGTGCTCATGCCAGCCCCATTTGCCGGCGATACCACGCAATGGTGGCGGCCAGCCCCTCGGCAAACCCCACGCGCGGTTCCCAATTCAACCAGGCGCGCGCCCGCGAGATGTCGGGTTGGCGGGTTTTGGGGTCATCCGCGGGCAAGGGTTTGTACACGATGGCGCTGCGACTGCCGGTCGCTTGAATGACCGCCTCGGCCAGCGCACGAATGGTCATTTCATGGGGATTGCCCAGATTGACTGGCTCATGGCAATCCGACAACAGCAGGCGGTACACGCCGGCAACGAGATCATCGACATAGCAGAAACTGCGCGTCTGCGAGCCGTCGCCGAAAACCGTGAGCGGTTCGTTGCGCAGCGCCTGGCGCACGAAAGCCGGAATCACCCGGCCGTCATCCAGGCGCATGCGCGGGCCGTAGGTGTTGAAGATGCGCGCGATCTTGGTGTCCAGCCCGTGTGTGCGGTGATACGCCATGGTCAGTGCTTCGGCAAAACGTTTGGCCTCGTCATAAACCCCGCGCGGCCCCACCGGATTGACATTGCCCAAATATTCCTCCCGCTGCGGATGCTCACGCGGATCGCCATAGACCTCGGAAGTCGAGGCCAGCAGAAACGTCGCCCCCTTGTTTTTCGCCAGGCCGAGGGCCCGGTGCGTTCCCAGCGCGCCGGCTTTCAATGTTTGAATCGGCATCTGCAAATAATCTGCCGGGCTGGCGGGCGAGGCGAAATGCAGCACATAATCGAGCCGGCCGGAGAGGTGCAGGTATTCAGTGACGTCTTGCTTGATGAATTGCAGCCGGCCGGCCGGCAAATGCGCGAGGTTCGCCAGCGAACCGGTGGAGAGATTGTCCAGGGCTATCACCTCGTGTCCTTCCCGCAGGAGAAATTCACAGAGATGCGAGCCGAGAAACCCGGCGCCGCCAGTAATCAAAATCCGGCTCATGCTGCCCTGCATGCCGCTGCGCGCCGCCCGGCGCAAGCAAGGCGACGAAACGGGGTTGCGATAAACTTGGTGTTCAACACAGCGTTGTCAGAAGAATTGCAACCTTGCGACTCTGTCTTTTTGAGCAAAAAGGTTTCGGCAACGGTCCGGCCGTTGCGTCAAAAAACACTGCTGCCGGGTCTGGAACATTCGCTCACTGCAACCCGATTCAACATTCTCATGCAACCTCCTGCGCACCGTAATGCCTCAGTTACGTGTGGAAACGTGGCGCAGACATCTTGTCTGCGGGGAGGGAGGTCTGCGCTACTCCACACGTTACTGAGAGGAATTGCTGCGCACCACCGCTCGCTCTCACCAATGTCAGCCGTTCATGATTCTGCCCGCCAGATTCGCCGGCCACGGCCTCACTCCTCCGCCACCTCCTCCAGCCGCTTCTTGAAATTTTCCGTGGCCCGCCAGCGCAGTTTGCCCGCCTCCATGTAGATAACCAGCGCCTCCAATCTTTCGACTTGTTCTGCCAATGCGATACCCGCTTCCGGCCCCAGCACGAAGATTGCGTTGGCGTAGGCCTCCGCGAACATGGCGGTGGGCGCCACCACCGTGGCGCTCAACATCTGTTGCCGCGTGCCGGCAGCCCGGGCCGGATAACCGGTTTGGGGATCGAGAAGGTGATGATAACGCCGGCCCCTCTGTTCCAAATAGCGTTCGTAATCGCCGCAGGTGGCCATCGCGCCGCCGCCGGCTTTGAAGTGGGCGAAAAAACGATCCGGTGCGCGCGGATGGCGAATTTGAATACGCTGCCGGCCGGCAGTCAAGCCAGAAGTGTGCACGCGCACATCGCCGCCCGCGGCAACCATGACATCGGCAAAGCCGCGCTGGCGCAGGATCTGGATGCCACGATCAATGGCAAAGCCGCGCGCCAAGCCGCCGAGATCGATGGCCATGCCGGGTTGCATAAACACCACCTGCGCATGGCCACCCGGCCCCGCGGTGGTCAGACGCAAATGTTGATACCCGACGTGTGCCAGCCGTGCGCGGATGGCCTCTGCCGCCGGCACCTGTGCGGAGTCCGTGCCGAAGTGCCACAACGCGAGCACTGGCGCAATCGTGATGTCAAACGCGCCGTGACTGCGGTGACTGACTTCGAGGGCAGCTGCCAGAACCGTATCCAAATCCGCGGACAGGGTGAATCTGCCGCCCTGCGCACCGGCGCGATTGAGCGCGGCCACTTCACTGTCGTTGCGGTGGGATGACAGCGCGGAATCCAGCCGCGCGATTGCCGCAAAGGCTTCCTGGATGGCCGCGCCGGCTTCCGCCTGCCGGCTGGAGTCGGGCAGATGGATCTTGATCGTCACGGCGGTGTCCAGCAATACGCGCGTCCGTGCGACGGTGTAAATCTCGGGCGCCGGGCGGCAACTGAGAAAGAACGGGATGGCCGTCATGCCCGCGGTCAGGACGCGGGCGCAAACAGCCGTTGGTTGTGGGAAGCGTCGTTGCAATGCGACGACCGGCAATCAATGCTCGCGCATGGTGATAAAGCGCACCAGTTTGGTCAGCGCCTCCTTGTAGGGCGAATTGTGATAATGAGCCAACAGGGACA harbors:
- the waaF gene encoding lipopolysaccharide heptosyltransferase II, producing the protein MQQIVLADGESIPTVKRILILRLSSIGDVVLVSPLVRVLRRRLPQAEIDFVVKAEFAELMRHNPHLNAVHEVPTAARLAGLQRLREKLADRRYDTVLDLHKNFRTQYLLHGLGAGQVLRYRKHVVRRWLHVRFKLATMRNLPPVYQRYLQAAAPLGVRDDGAGTELHWLPSHEAEAAQALPLTAHDRTLPMLALAPGAGYFTKRWPPEYFAELAGLLLARGRDCWIAVLGGEQDRAAGQQIAAAGHRVIDLTGRLSLLAAAAVLARSRLVVANDSGLMHMAEAVKTPVLMLAGSTTRALGFFPQRRESLVLENQALPCRPCSHLGHAACPRRHFRCMRDITPAQVVAALERWRPDLLR
- a CDS encoding SDR family oxidoreductase, producing the protein MSRILITGGAGFLGSHLCEFLLREGHEVIALDNLSTGSLANLAHLPAGRLQFIKQDVTEYLHLSGRLDYVLHFASPASPADYLQMPIQTLKAGALGTHRALGLAKNKGATFLLASTSEVYGDPREHPQREEYLGNVNPVGPRGVYDEAKRFAEALTMAYHRTHGLDTKIARIFNTYGPRMRLDDGRVIPAFVRQALRNEPLTVFGDGSQTRSFCYVDDLVAGVYRLLLSDCHEPVNLGNPHEMTIRALAEAVIQATGSRSAIVYKPLPADDPKTRQPDISRARAWLNWEPRVGFAEGLAATIAWYRRQMGLA
- a CDS encoding FAD:protein FMN transferase — encoded protein: MTAIPFFLSCRPAPEIYTVARTRVLLDTAVTIKIHLPDSSRQAEAGAAIQEAFAAIARLDSALSSHRNDSEVAALNRAGAQGGRFTLSADLDTVLAAALEVSHRSHGAFDITIAPVLALWHFGTDSAQVPAAEAIRARLAHVGYQHLRLTTAGPGGHAQVVFMQPGMAIDLGGLARGFAIDRGIQILRQRGFADVMVAAGGDVRVHTSGLTAGRQRIQIRHPRAPDRFFAHFKAGGGAMATCGDYERYLEQRGRRYHHLLDPQTGYPARAAGTRQQMLSATVVAPTAMFAEAYANAIFVLGPEAGIALAEQVERLEALVIYMEAGKLRWRATENFKKRLEEVAEE